A stretch of Gammaproteobacteria bacterium DNA encodes these proteins:
- the ileS gene encoding isoleucine--tRNA ligase, translating to MRGNLAQREPEMLKAWAEEGRYERIREACAGREKFILADGPPYANGDIHIGHAVNKILKDAVVKSKTLAGFDAPYIPGWDCHGLPIELQVEKKIGKAGHKVDARKFRAACREYALKQVDKQREDFIRLGVLGDWYQPYLTLDPKFEADEVRALAKIIANGHLYKGFKPVHWCMDCGSALAEAEVEYKDKTSPAIDVRFPVIDDADFLRRMELDNHGGEGLISVAIWTTTPWTLPANQAVALAADLDYVLVEMDAGQGPERVLLAEALQEDVLKRINAQHPKVVGRCKGEALEGVLLKHPFYDRHVPVILGDHVTTESGTGAVHTAPGHGQEDFAVGVEYDLPLVNPVDGNGVFLDSTELFAGQFVFKANDAIVETLSERGMLLHNVPYQHSYPHCWRHKSPVIFRATPQWFVSMDQEGLRARAREEIKQVAWTPAWGESRIDGMVEGRPDWCISRQRTWGVPIPLFVHKESGELHPRTQDLLEDVAKRIEKDSVDAWFELDAGDLIGADADQYEKVNDILDVWVDSGLTHYCVLDQREELQTPADLYLEGSDQHRGWFQSSLLTSVALRGTAPYKGVLTHGFTVDQQGRKMSKSVGNVVAPQKVMNQLGADVLRLWVAATDYRGEMSVSDEILKRMADSYRRLRNTLRFLLANMNGFVPAEHAVAPKDMLSLDRWLLERTRELQAEVLEAYERYEFHAIYQKVHNFCIVDLGSFYLDVIKDRQYTTQADSLARRSCQTALYHVAEAMTRWLAPILSFTMEEAWQELPAPPKDKRPASVFMTTWYEIPGEAKQVDDIDWDTVLHVRQAVSRLLEGLRKDDRIGSSLDADVSLFAEGELFDKLAALGDELRFALIVSSATVARSGDRPRDASTDDEAPGLWMHADKSGNDKCVRCWHRRETVGQAAEHPELCGRCVENVAGDGEQRRFA from the coding sequence ATGCGCGGCAACCTGGCGCAACGCGAACCCGAGATGTTGAAGGCCTGGGCAGAGGAGGGTCGCTACGAGCGCATCCGCGAGGCCTGCGCCGGTCGCGAGAAATTCATCCTGGCCGACGGGCCGCCGTATGCCAACGGCGACATCCATATCGGTCATGCGGTCAACAAGATCCTGAAGGATGCAGTGGTCAAGTCCAAGACCCTGGCGGGTTTCGACGCACCCTACATTCCCGGCTGGGACTGCCATGGCCTGCCGATCGAGCTGCAGGTCGAAAAGAAAATCGGCAAGGCCGGGCACAAGGTCGATGCGCGCAAGTTCCGCGCCGCCTGCCGCGAGTACGCCCTCAAGCAGGTCGACAAGCAGCGCGAGGATTTCATCCGCCTTGGTGTGCTGGGTGACTGGTACCAGCCTTACCTGACGCTGGATCCGAAATTCGAAGCCGATGAAGTCCGGGCGCTGGCGAAAATCATTGCCAACGGCCACCTTTACAAGGGCTTCAAGCCCGTGCACTGGTGCATGGACTGTGGCTCGGCGCTGGCCGAGGCCGAAGTGGAATACAAGGACAAGACGTCGCCGGCCATCGACGTGCGCTTCCCGGTCATCGACGATGCCGATTTCCTGCGCCGCATGGAACTCGACAACCACGGTGGCGAGGGCCTGATTTCGGTCGCGATCTGGACGACCACGCCCTGGACGCTGCCCGCCAACCAGGCTGTGGCGCTGGCGGCTGACCTGGATTACGTGCTGGTCGAGATGGACGCCGGGCAGGGGCCGGAGCGGGTCCTGCTGGCCGAGGCCCTGCAGGAAGACGTTCTCAAGCGCATCAACGCCCAGCATCCGAAAGTCGTCGGTCGCTGCAAGGGCGAGGCGCTGGAAGGCGTGCTGCTCAAGCATCCGTTCTACGATCGACATGTGCCGGTGATCCTCGGTGACCATGTCACCACCGAATCCGGTACCGGTGCGGTGCATACCGCGCCCGGCCACGGCCAGGAAGACTTTGCGGTCGGTGTCGAGTACGACCTGCCGCTGGTCAACCCGGTGGATGGCAACGGCGTGTTCCTCGACTCGACGGAACTGTTCGCCGGCCAGTTCGTGTTCAAGGCCAACGACGCCATTGTCGAGACGCTGAGCGAGCGGGGCATGCTGCTGCACAACGTGCCTTACCAGCACAGCTACCCGCATTGCTGGCGCCACAAGTCACCGGTGATCTTCCGCGCCACCCCGCAATGGTTCGTGTCCATGGACCAGGAAGGCTTGCGCGCCAGGGCACGCGAGGAAATCAAGCAGGTCGCCTGGACCCCGGCCTGGGGCGAGAGTCGCATCGACGGCATGGTCGAGGGCCGGCCGGACTGGTGTATCTCCCGCCAGCGCACCTGGGGCGTGCCGATTCCGCTGTTCGTGCACAAGGAATCCGGTGAACTGCATCCGCGCACCCAGGATTTGCTGGAAGATGTCGCCAAGCGCATCGAAAAGGATTCCGTCGACGCCTGGTTCGAACTCGATGCCGGTGACCTGATCGGTGCCGACGCCGACCAGTATGAAAAGGTCAACGACATTCTCGACGTGTGGGTGGATTCCGGCCTGACGCACTACTGCGTGCTGGACCAGCGCGAGGAATTGCAGACGCCTGCCGATCTCTACCTCGAAGGCTCCGACCAGCACCGTGGCTGGTTCCAGTCTTCCCTGCTCACCTCGGTCGCGCTGCGCGGCACGGCGCCCTACAAGGGCGTGCTGACGCACGGTTTCACCGTCGACCAGCAGGGGCGGAAGATGTCGAAATCGGTCGGCAATGTCGTGGCACCGCAGAAGGTGATGAACCAGCTCGGTGCCGACGTGCTGCGCCTGTGGGTGGCCGCCACGGATTACCGCGGTGAGATGAGTGTCTCGGACGAGATCCTGAAGCGCATGGCGGACTCCTATCGTCGGCTGCGCAACACGCTGCGCTTCCTGCTGGCCAACATGAACGGTTTCGTGCCGGCTGAACATGCCGTGGCACCGAAGGACATGCTGTCGCTGGATCGCTGGTTGCTGGAACGCACCCGCGAGTTGCAGGCTGAGGTGCTGGAAGCCTACGAGCGCTACGAGTTCCATGCCATCTACCAGAAGGTCCACAACTTCTGCATCGTGGATCTCGGCAGCTTCTACCTGGATGTGATCAAGGACCGCCAGTACACCACCCAGGCCGACAGCCTGGCGCGGCGTTCCTGCCAGACGGCGCTGTATCACGTCGCCGAGGCAATGACCCGCTGGCTGGCGCCGATCCTGAGTTTCACCATGGAAGAGGCCTGGCAGGAACTCCCGGCACCGCCAAAGGACAAGCGACCGGCATCGGTGTTCATGACTACCTGGTACGAGATCCCGGGAGAAGCCAAGCAGGTCGATGACATCGACTGGGACACCGTGCTGCATGTCCGCCAGGCGGTTTCGCGCCTGCTGGAAGGGCTGCGCAAGGACGACCGTATCGGTTCCTCGCTGGACGCGGATGTTTCGCTGTTTGCCGAGGGCGAGCTGTTCGACAAGCTGGCGGCGCTAGGCGACGAACTGCGATTTGCGCTGATTGTTTCGAGCGCAACCGTGGCACGCAGTGGCGACCGACCCAGGGATGCCAGCACCGACGACGAGGCGCCGGGGCTGTGGATGCATGCCGACAAGTCCGGCAATGACAAGTGCGTACGTTGCTGGCACCGCCGCGAAACCGTTGGCCAGGCTGCCGAGCATCCGGAGTTGTGTGGCCGTTGTGTCGAGAATGTCGCCGGCGATGGCGAACAGCGTCGTTTTGCCTGA
- the ribF gene encoding bifunctional riboflavin kinase/FAD synthetase codes for MEVIRDLVNLRPRHRGCVATIGNFDGVHVGHQAILSALRRQALEHELPAVVITFEPTPREFFAPESCPPRLTGFREKVDMLESHGVDRLLLLRFDQRLASLPASEFIERILVKGLGVRHLLIGDDFRFGQGREGDFAMLRAAGERQGFGVDSTPTQTLDDERVSSTRVRAALATGELAEAERLLGRKYRISGRVAHGDKLGRTIGFPTANLRRRQERLPLTGVFLVRCYGLASQPVYGAANVGTRPTVDGKKNLVEVHLFDFERDIYGQHIEVEFLEKLRDEKKFADVDALKEQIQQDVNDARLRQTEWQKREQAI; via the coding sequence GTGGAAGTCATACGGGATCTGGTCAATTTGCGCCCCCGGCACCGAGGTTGCGTTGCCACCATCGGCAATTTCGATGGCGTGCACGTCGGCCACCAGGCGATACTTTCCGCCCTTCGCCGCCAGGCACTGGAGCACGAGTTGCCAGCGGTGGTGATCACCTTCGAGCCGACGCCCCGGGAGTTTTTCGCCCCGGAGAGCTGTCCGCCGCGGCTGACCGGTTTTCGCGAGAAAGTGGACATGCTGGAAAGCCATGGCGTGGACCGCCTGTTGCTGTTGCGTTTCGACCAGCGACTGGCCAGCCTGCCGGCGAGCGAGTTCATCGAGCGCATCCTGGTGAAGGGGCTGGGCGTCCGGCACTTGCTGATCGGCGATGATTTTCGCTTCGGCCAGGGCCGCGAGGGCGATTTCGCGATGCTGCGGGCTGCGGGCGAGCGACAGGGCTTCGGTGTCGATTCGACCCCGACCCAGACCCTGGACGACGAACGCGTCAGCTCGACCCGGGTGCGTGCTGCGCTGGCGACTGGCGAGCTGGCGGAAGCGGAGCGGCTGCTGGGTCGCAAGTACCGCATCAGCGGCCGCGTGGCGCATGGCGACAAGCTGGGGCGGACGATTGGCTTTCCGACGGCCAACCTGCGCCGTCGACAGGAGCGCCTGCCGCTGACCGGGGTATTCCTGGTCCGTTGCTATGGCCTGGCAAGCCAGCCAGTCTACGGCGCGGCGAATGTCGGCACCCGTCCGACCGTGGACGGCAAGAAGAACCTGGTCGAGGTACACCTGTTCGATTTCGAGCGGGACATCTACGGCCAGCACATCGAGGTGGAGTTCCTGGAAAAGCTTCGCGACGAGAAAAAGTTCGCCGATGTGGATGCATTGAAGGAACAGATACAGCAGGATGTGAACGACGCCCGCCTGCGACAGACCGAGTGGCAGAAGCGCGAACAGGCGATCTGA
- the murJ gene encoding murein biosynthesis integral membrane protein MurJ — MSRALLKSTSVVGGFTLLSRVLGLVRDVVLSTYIPVGKGMDAFLVAFKIPNFMRRMFGEGAFSQAFVPVVGEYRKTREHQEVQALVDRVAGTFGGMLLLINALGIIAAPLLVLMFAPGFLDNNGQFLLTTELLRITFPYLFFIALTAFAGGILNTYGHFAGPALAPVLLNVLLIAAAIWGGTHFEVPVMPLAWAVLLAGIAQLLLQLPFLARIKLVPRPRWDRHHPGVRRVFRLMLPALFGSSVAQVNLLVDTLIASFLAVGSVTWLYFGDRLMEFPLGVFAIALGTVILPKLSEQHAARDPEQFRQTLDFALRLAFLVGVPAAVGLFVLAQPIIATLFFHVPDLADKTHNVIMTSWALMAYSLGLLGFTLVKILAPGYFARQDTRTPVRVGFVAVGVNVALNIAIVYWLVREGFAAPHAGLALATGVAAFVNAGLLYRGLRKHGHFTPLAGWWLFLGRVLAAAALMGGLVAYLAGGLDGWLAGNLWERAFRLLGIVAAGGISYVLVLLASGLRPRHFKGL; from the coding sequence ATGTCGCGCGCCCTGCTCAAATCCACATCGGTTGTCGGTGGCTTCACCTTGCTGTCGCGGGTGCTGGGCCTCGTGCGCGACGTCGTGTTGTCCACCTACATCCCGGTGGGCAAGGGCATGGACGCCTTCCTGGTGGCGTTCAAGATTCCGAACTTCATGCGTCGCATGTTTGGCGAAGGCGCGTTTTCGCAGGCGTTCGTGCCGGTCGTGGGCGAATACCGCAAGACCCGCGAACACCAGGAGGTCCAGGCGCTGGTCGACCGGGTCGCCGGCACTTTTGGCGGCATGCTGTTGCTGATCAACGCCCTGGGCATCATTGCCGCACCCTTGCTGGTATTGATGTTCGCGCCGGGTTTCCTCGACAACAACGGCCAGTTCCTGCTGACCACCGAACTGCTGCGCATCACCTTTCCCTATCTCTTTTTCATTGCCCTGACGGCCTTTGCCGGCGGCATCCTGAACACCTATGGCCACTTCGCCGGACCGGCGCTGGCGCCCGTGCTGCTGAACGTGTTGCTGATTGCCGCCGCGATCTGGGGTGGTACGCATTTCGAAGTGCCGGTCATGCCGCTTGCCTGGGCGGTGCTGCTGGCTGGCATTGCGCAACTGTTGTTGCAGCTGCCGTTCCTGGCGCGCATCAAGCTGGTGCCGCGGCCACGCTGGGACCGTCACCACCCTGGCGTGCGGCGGGTATTCCGCCTGATGCTGCCGGCGCTGTTCGGCTCCTCGGTGGCGCAGGTCAACCTGCTGGTCGATACCCTGATCGCCTCCTTCCTCGCGGTGGGCAGCGTGACCTGGCTGTACTTCGGGGACCGCTTGATGGAATTCCCGCTGGGGGTGTTTGCCATTGCGCTGGGTACGGTGATCCTGCCCAAGCTGTCGGAGCAGCATGCTGCGCGTGATCCCGAGCAATTTCGCCAGACCCTGGATTTCGCCCTGAGGCTGGCTTTCCTGGTTGGCGTTCCGGCCGCCGTCGGCCTGTTCGTGCTGGCCCAGCCCATCATCGCCACGCTGTTCTTCCATGTGCCGGACCTGGCCGACAAGACCCACAACGTCATCATGACCAGCTGGGCCCTGATGGCCTATTCCCTTGGCCTGCTGGGTTTCACCCTGGTCAAGATCCTCGCACCGGGTTACTTCGCCCGGCAGGACACCCGGACGCCGGTGCGGGTCGGTTTCGTCGCCGTCGGTGTGAACGTGGCGCTCAATATCGCCATCGTCTACTGGCTGGTGAGGGAAGGTTTCGCGGCGCCACACGCCGGCCTGGCACTGGCGACGGGCGTGGCGGCTTTCGTCAACGCGGGCCTGCTTTACCGAGGGCTGCGCAAGCATGGCCATTTCACTCCGCTGGCGGGCTGGTGGCTCTTCCTTGGCCGGGTGCTGGCGGCCGCTGCCCTGATGGGCGGGCTGGTGGCCTACCTGGCAGGTGGCCTGGATGGCTGGCTGGCGGGCAATCTGTGGGAGCGTGCTTTCCGACTGCTGGGCATCGTGGCAGCGGGTGGTATCAGCTATGTGCTGGTGTTGCTGGCCAGCGGCTTGCGGCCGCGCCATTTCAAGGGGCTCTGA
- the hisIE gene encoding bifunctional phosphoribosyl-AMP cyclohydrolase/phosphoribosyl-ATP diphosphatase HisIE — MKTGLLLAGADGIESLAWEKSGGLLPAIAQHAASGEVLMLGFMNREALDATLVRGRAVFWSRSREALWEKGETSGNTLDVESVTADCDADTLLLKVRPQGPTCHTGAPRCFADPELPLAFLAELDGVITARKSASADSSYTASLFAEGLQRMAQKVGEEGVETALAANGETHELLDESADLLFHLMVLLQARDLDLAAVAARLRERHKANRGG, encoded by the coding sequence ATGAAAACGGGACTATTGCTCGCCGGCGCCGATGGCATCGAATCGCTCGCCTGGGAAAAATCCGGCGGCCTGTTGCCGGCGATTGCCCAGCACGCTGCCAGTGGCGAGGTCCTGATGCTCGGCTTCATGAATCGCGAGGCACTGGACGCAACACTGGTGCGCGGTCGGGCGGTGTTCTGGAGTCGCAGCCGGGAGGCGCTGTGGGAGAAAGGTGAAACCTCCGGCAACACCCTGGACGTGGAATCGGTGACTGCCGATTGCGATGCCGACACCTTGCTGCTCAAGGTCAGGCCGCAGGGCCCGACCTGCCACACCGGCGCGCCGCGCTGCTTTGCCGACCCGGAGCTGCCGCTGGCTTTCCTGGCCGAGCTGGATGGTGTGATCACCGCGCGGAAGTCGGCGTCGGCGGACTCCTCTTATACGGCAAGCCTGTTTGCCGAGGGCTTGCAACGCATGGCGCAGAAGGTGGGCGAGGAGGGCGTCGAGACGGCGCTGGCGGCGAATGGCGAGACGCACGAACTGCTGGACGAGTCGGCCGACCTGCTGTTCCACCTGATGGTGCTGTTGCAGGCTCGCGACCTCGACCTGGCTGCCGTAGCGGCGCGGCTGAGGGAGCGACACAAGGCGAATCGAGGCGGCTGA
- the hisF gene encoding imidazole glycerol phosphate synthase subunit HisF, producing the protein MLARRIIPCLDVRDGRVVKGVRFRNHRDLGDIVELAVAYREAGADELVFYDITASPEGRSADVEWVSRVARELDIPFCVAGGITTVDTAEAILHAGADKISVNTPAIRDPGLITRLAERFGSQCVVVGIDSILDDGRWRIRQMTGDPDRMQDGEQDTLEWLERVQELGAGEIVLNCMDVDGVREGYDLAQLAAARRRCKVPLIASGGAGAPEHFRDAFRQAGVDGALAASVFHTGDIAIADLKAWLETQSIEVRT; encoded by the coding sequence ATGCTGGCCAGGCGCATCATTCCCTGCCTGGACGTGCGTGATGGCCGCGTGGTCAAGGGCGTGCGTTTCCGCAACCATCGTGATCTCGGCGACATTGTCGAGCTGGCCGTGGCCTATCGCGAAGCCGGTGCCGACGAGCTGGTGTTCTATGACATCACGGCAAGTCCCGAGGGCCGCAGCGCGGATGTCGAGTGGGTGAGTCGCGTGGCGCGCGAGCTGGACATTCCGTTCTGCGTGGCGGGCGGGATAACCACGGTCGACACGGCGGAGGCCATCCTGCATGCCGGTGCGGACAAGATTTCCGTCAACACGCCGGCCATTCGTGACCCCGGGCTGATCACTCGCCTCGCCGAGCGTTTCGGTTCGCAGTGCGTGGTGGTCGGCATCGACAGCATTCTCGACGACGGCAGGTGGCGCATCCGGCAGATGACGGGTGATCCGGATCGCATGCAGGATGGCGAGCAGGACACCCTGGAATGGCTCGAGCGCGTGCAGGAGCTCGGCGCCGGCGAGATCGTGTTGAATTGCATGGATGTCGATGGCGTGCGCGAAGGGTATGACCTCGCGCAACTGGCCGCGGCACGGCGGCGCTGCAAGGTGCCGTTGATTGCTTCCGGTGGCGCCGGTGCGCCGGAACATTTTCGTGATGCCTTCCGGCAGGCCGGTGTCGATGGCGCGCTGGCGGCCAGCGTTTTCCATACCGGTGACATTGCGATTGCCGATCTCAAGGCATGGCTGGAAACACAATCCATCGAGGTACGAACATGA
- the hisA gene encoding 1-(5-phosphoribosyl)-5-[(5-phosphoribosylamino)methylideneamino]imidazole-4-carboxamide isomerase, whose translation MNLIPAIDLLDGEVVRLLEGDFEARTRYGKAPTAIADAYIDAGAKQLHLVDLNAARGDADSNQALIAKLVRHCTVPVQVGGGVRDEDRLSELLDVGAARVVVGSLAVNEPERVKRWLAIYGPEKIVLALDVRIDASGEPRLMTQGWLETQGESLWPLLAFYVEAGLQHLLCTDIALDGSLKGPNVELYADIVARFPALALQASGGVSSLDDLRALRERKVPAAILGKALLEGRFSVEEALAVSS comes from the coding sequence ATGAACCTCATACCTGCCATTGACCTGCTGGACGGCGAGGTCGTGCGCCTGCTGGAAGGCGATTTCGAAGCGCGCACGCGTTACGGCAAAGCGCCGACGGCGATTGCCGATGCCTACATCGACGCCGGGGCGAAACAACTGCACCTGGTCGACCTGAATGCGGCACGCGGGGACGCCGATTCCAACCAGGCCCTGATTGCAAAGCTGGTTCGTCACTGCACGGTGCCGGTGCAGGTCGGCGGTGGGGTTCGTGACGAGGATCGCCTGTCGGAATTGCTGGACGTTGGCGCGGCGCGGGTGGTCGTCGGCAGCCTGGCCGTCAACGAACCCGAGCGGGTCAAGCGCTGGCTGGCGATCTACGGCCCGGAGAAAATCGTACTGGCGCTGGATGTGCGCATTGATGCTTCGGGCGAGCCGCGCTTGATGACCCAGGGCTGGCTGGAAACCCAGGGCGAAAGCCTGTGGCCCTTGCTGGCCTTCTACGTGGAAGCCGGCCTGCAGCACCTCCTGTGCACCGACATTGCCCTCGATGGCAGCCTCAAGGGTCCGAACGTGGAGCTCTATGCCGACATCGTGGCGCGCTTCCCTGCGCTGGCGCTGCAGGCTTCGGGTGGCGTGTCGTCGCTGGATGATCTCAGGGCATTGCGCGAGCGCAAGGTGCCGGCCGCCATACTCGGCAAGGCACTGCTGGAGGGCCGTTTCAGCGTGGAAGAGGCCCTGGCGGTATCGAGCTGA
- the hisH gene encoding imidazole glycerol phosphate synthase subunit HisH — translation MRKQTVAIIDSGGANLASVRFALSRLSVPTRLVSKAEELLSAERAILPGVGAAADAMQRLRDHGLVDALRDYQRPLLGICLGLQLLYESSSEGGVECLGRFAGGVDAFDRDVMAGLSVPHMGWNRLAIEKPHAMLTRISNDDWFYFVHGYRAPVGSATLASCRHGENFTAVAAHDNVFACQFHPERSARAGRRILENFLEWSP, via the coding sequence ATGCGCAAGCAAACCGTGGCGATCATCGACAGTGGCGGTGCCAACCTGGCCTCGGTTCGCTTTGCACTCTCGCGCCTGTCGGTTCCGACCCGGCTGGTGTCGAAGGCCGAGGAGCTGTTATCCGCCGAGCGCGCCATTTTGCCTGGCGTGGGTGCCGCGGCAGATGCCATGCAGCGACTCCGAGACCACGGGCTGGTGGACGCCTTGCGCGATTACCAGCGCCCCCTGCTGGGCATCTGCCTCGGCTTGCAGCTGTTGTACGAAAGCTCCAGCGAAGGCGGTGTCGAGTGCCTCGGTCGCTTCGCCGGGGGTGTCGACGCATTCGATCGCGACGTCATGGCCGGGCTCAGCGTGCCGCACATGGGCTGGAATCGACTGGCGATCGAGAAGCCGCATGCCATGCTGACGCGCATTTCCAATGACGACTGGTTTTACTTCGTGCATGGCTACCGCGCACCGGTCGGCAGCGCGACGCTGGCCAGCTGCCGGCATGGCGAGAACTTCACCGCCGTGGCGGCACATGACAATGTCTTCGCCTGCCAGTTTCATCCCGAGCGTTCGGCCAGGGCCGGACGGAGAATCCTCGAAAACTTCCTGGAGTGGTCCCCATGA
- the hisB gene encoding bifunctional histidinol-phosphatase/imidazoleglycerol-phosphate dehydratase HisB, translating to MKKILFIDRDGTLVKEPDDFQVDAPAKVALVDGVIPALLRFRDAGYQLVMVSNQDGLGTASFPQEDFDRTQAFILALFESQGVVFDDIRICPHVDADGCECRKPNPGLLMDYLREGFDADRSAVVGDRDTDLELARQLGIAGFRLAGFQGEGADWDAIARQLLDSPRRASIERKTRETAIRCEVDLDDGSRQAISTGIGFFDHMLESLARHGGFSLELACEGDLDVDEHHTVEDCALVLGQALDKALGERRGIQRFGFLLPMDETRAMATIDLSGRPYFVMDGEFTREMLGGLHTEMVPHFFRSLSETLRMSLHLEVQGENTHHMVESCFKACGRALRDAFRREGNDVPSTKGVL from the coding sequence GTGAAAAAGATCCTGTTCATCGATCGCGACGGCACGCTCGTCAAGGAGCCGGACGATTTCCAGGTGGATGCACCCGCGAAGGTGGCATTGGTGGACGGTGTGATTCCGGCCTTGCTGCGGTTTCGCGATGCCGGCTACCAACTGGTCATGGTCAGCAACCAGGACGGTCTGGGTACGGCCAGTTTTCCGCAGGAAGATTTCGACCGGACGCAGGCATTCATCCTGGCGCTGTTCGAATCGCAGGGAGTCGTCTTCGACGACATACGCATTTGCCCGCATGTCGATGCCGATGGCTGCGAGTGCCGCAAGCCGAATCCGGGACTGTTGATGGACTACCTGCGCGAGGGTTTCGATGCCGACCGCTCGGCCGTGGTGGGCGATCGTGATACCGACCTGGAGCTGGCACGCCAGCTCGGCATCGCCGGCTTCCGGCTTGCCGGCTTCCAGGGCGAGGGTGCCGACTGGGATGCGATTGCGCGGCAGCTGCTCGATTCCCCCCGGCGCGCATCCATCGAACGCAAGACGCGCGAAACGGCGATCCGGTGCGAAGTCGACCTGGACGATGGCAGCCGCCAGGCGATCAGCACCGGCATCGGGTTTTTCGATCACATGCTGGAGTCGCTGGCACGTCACGGCGGGTTTTCCCTGGAGCTTGCCTGCGAAGGCGATCTCGACGTGGACGAGCACCACACCGTCGAGGACTGCGCGCTGGTGCTGGGCCAGGCACTGGACAAGGCGCTGGGCGAGCGGCGTGGCATCCAGCGCTTCGGATTCCTGCTGCCGATGGACGAAACCCGTGCCATGGCCACCATCGATCTGTCCGGTCGGCCCTATTTCGTCATGGACGGCGAGTTCACGCGCGAAATGCTAGGCGGGCTGCATACCGAGATGGTGCCGCACTTCTTCCGTTCCCTGAGCGAGACACTGCGCATGTCGCTGCACCTCGAAGTGCAGGGCGAGAACACGCATCACATGGTCGAGAGCTGCTTCAAGGCCTGCGGGCGAGCTTTGCGGGACGCCTTCCGACGGGAAGGCAACGATGTGCCCAGCACCAAGGGTGTGCTCTGA
- the hisC gene encoding histidinol-phosphate transaminase yields MSILDTVRPAVRALDAYLPGSRDGNALWLNNNESGWPTAGVEPSQHRYPAAPRELQQRLATVLGLERAGLGSDALLATRGSDDAIDAILRCFCEAGNSEVIVTPPTFGMYEVFATVQGAAVVNAPLEDDFEFPLEAVLAACTERTRVIFACTPNNPTGNTVPLDIIEQLCARRRDQSLVVVDEAYIEFADGPSAIELLQRFDNLVVLRTLSKARALAGARCGVAIARPEVIAMIRKVLPPYLLPAPSVDVILAALAPAALAESEQRIEIVRQQRLRLEPLLEDLEMVRRVWPSAGNYFLVEVDDAQALDKQLRRQGIIVRRFDPARQPRLANCLRITISSPADNERLLQAMKSREVA; encoded by the coding sequence ATGAGCATTCTCGACACCGTTCGTCCCGCAGTGCGCGCGCTCGACGCCTACCTGCCTGGCAGTCGCGACGGCAATGCGCTGTGGCTGAACAACAACGAATCCGGCTGGCCGACGGCGGGCGTTGAACCGTCGCAGCACCGCTATCCGGCTGCACCGCGTGAATTGCAACAACGCCTGGCCACGGTACTTGGCCTGGAGCGGGCAGGCCTCGGCAGCGACGCGCTGCTGGCAACCCGCGGCAGCGACGATGCCATAGACGCAATCCTGCGCTGCTTCTGCGAAGCCGGCAACAGCGAGGTCATCGTCACACCGCCGACCTTCGGCATGTACGAGGTCTTTGCGACGGTGCAGGGCGCTGCGGTGGTCAACGCGCCCCTGGAGGACGATTTCGAGTTCCCGCTGGAGGCGGTGCTGGCCGCCTGCACTGAACGAACGCGCGTCATCTTTGCGTGCACGCCGAACAATCCGACCGGCAATACGGTTCCCCTGGACATCATCGAACAGCTTTGCGCGAGACGTCGCGACCAGTCACTGGTCGTGGTGGACGAGGCCTACATCGAATTTGCCGATGGACCCTCGGCCATTGAATTGCTGCAGCGTTTCGACAACCTGGTCGTGCTGAGAACGCTCTCGAAGGCCCGGGCACTGGCGGGGGCGCGCTGCGGCGTGGCGATTGCACGCCCCGAGGTCATCGCCATGATCCGCAAGGTGTTGCCACCTTACCTGCTGCCAGCGCCCAGCGTGGACGTCATTCTTGCCGCGCTGGCGCCGGCAGCACTGGCCGAGAGCGAACAGCGAATCGAGATCGTCAGGCAGCAACGGCTGAGACTGGAACCATTGCTGGAAGACCTCGAGATGGTCCGACGCGTCTGGCCGAGTGCCGGCAACTATTTCCTGGTCGAGGTCGACGACGCGCAGGCGCTGGACAAGCAGTTGCGCAGGCAGGGAATCATCGTGCGGCGATTCGACCCGGCGCGCCAGCCACGACTGGCGAACTGCCTGCGAATCACCATTTCCTCGCCGGCTGACAACGAACGCCTGCTGCAAGCCATGAAGTCACGGGAGGTCGCGTGA